In the Candidatus Auribacterota bacterium genome, CATCTCAGGGAGTCGCTTGGCGCCGAACAAGAGGAGAATGATAAACAGTATGACGATGAGCTCGGGGAGCCCCACATTCTGAAAAAACGCCAGAGGCATGAGCGTCATTGACCATCCCTCCTTTCGCCATGGTACGGCCGAAAATTCGAGAAACAA is a window encoding:
- a CDS encoding twin-arginine translocase TatA/TatE family subunit; its protein translation is MTLMPLAFFQNVGLPELIVILFIILLLFGAKRLPEMMKSLGKGVKEFKKGMEEGEGKKESTPDEKKPPTP